Below is a genomic region from Triticum dicoccoides isolate Atlit2015 ecotype Zavitan chromosome 5A, WEW_v2.0, whole genome shotgun sequence.
TCCGTACCCCCGCCACACGCCCCTCCGTCACCGGAACGATAGCGTACAGCACATGATCCATGTCGCGTCGCGCTTGGCCTTCTGATTTGAGCTTGCTGCGCGTGTGCGCTTGGTTGGCGCGGCGGCCTGATCTGCATCCGGTTGGGGGGTTTCTCAGATTAGGGTTTGTGCGGTTTTTAGTAAATTTGGCTGACGTTAGGGTTGGTTTCATGTCAGATCAACCTTCAGAGCTTGAAGATAATTGTTAGTAGTTTTGATAGTCTGCTTGCTGCATTGTGCCACTGGCAGTTTGCTATTTCTGGTTGAGGGTTGTCTGTTGGTTTTAAACTGATGAATGATCAAAGCGTGTCATGTTAGACTTGTATGCGGCTAGTGGAGAACATGGTGCTTAACGAATCATATCATCATGAATCCCATTTTGTAACCTAATGTGTTGTGAGTATGTTTCAAGCATCTTATCTGTTCTATGTACTTAATATATGCATATGTGCATGTTCGCTGGCAGTGTAGAGCTTGAGATGTAGTTACATCTCTAAGGGAAACTTAGACTAGTGCATAGTTAGCCTGCCCTTGTCTTGCTGATCTGATCGACACATGTATTGTGGTGTATGATGAAAATGATTTGCTTTCTTGTGAACATGTACATTGACTATTGGTTTGGCAGTGCGTCTACATATCTTTTGCGGAGCATCTCGAATATAGTTGAAAGGATGACCTGGGCATATTCAGCCCAAATACCATCATCATCAAACTAATGTGTGCCCTTGACACCCGTGTCACTGTAGTGTTGCATTAACCTTTCTCAATTGAGCGTTGTGCATGGCTTTCTCAAATTTTATGTGTGGCCATTTTGTGTTATAAAGGAGCTCTAGTTCCATTTTTTAAATTCGTTTGGAATTGTACCTGTACATACTCCAGACTGCTTCTTCTGAGTGACACCACTGTTTATGAGCTTATCATGTTTTATATTATGCACACGCCATGAACGTGGAAACTACTGTTACTTAGGTGAAGTAAAATGTTGATCGTTCTATGTGTTCAATTCTGCAGAATATTGTTGGAGCAGAAGCTGCTCAGGACCTCATTCAGGAGTACTTGCAGAGGAGGGGCTACATTGATCCCTCAAAAGGAGCTGGAAGCTCGCAGTCGTCTAACCTTCAGCCTTATTTGAAGCCATCTGCTGATGCAGCAACTGCCCAAACAAAGAAACAGACACGTACACAAAAAGATCCAGCATCTTCTTCTAGTCAGAGTTCCAAGATTCAATCAGATGCTGCTGAGACCCATGCTGCCTCCAAGAGAGGTCCAAAAAAGAAGGGAGGAAAGGCCATCTCCCTTGCTGAGGCAGCAAAGGGTTCTATTGTCTTCAAGCAGGGGAAACCTTGTTCATGCCAAGCACGGCTGCACAATCTTGTTAGCAACTGCCTATCAtgtggaaaaattgtgtgtgaacaAGAGGGCGAAGGACCATGTAGTTTCTGTGGCTCACTTGTCTTGATGGAAGGTAGTACATATGCGGGTTTAAGTGATGTTGGAGTTCCTCTTTCGGACACAGAAGTTGCAGCTGAAGCTTATGCAAAAAGGCTTGTTGACTATGACAGAAACTCTGCGGCAAGAACTAAAGTTTATGATGACCAAAGTGACTATTTTGAAATGGAAGGAAATAGTTGGCTCTCATCTAAGGTAATCAATGTTTGATTGTTTCTATTTCATTGTTCCATCCATCTCATCCCTTGTGGCTCACTCATATATATCCGCTCATTCTGATTCTTTCCCATTTGTTGATCCTCACTGTCCTTTACTTTAGTGATTAAGTCATACCGAAAGCTGTTTAGCCATTAACTGAAATTTGCATACAACACCTAGCCATAATGTGAAAAATTATGTTTACATTtattcaatgtatttttctttagtGCTCAGAATCAGCCCATTTCAGCAATCAACTCTAGAGTCATTTACTCCTAAAAATTATGCATATATCATCTATTTTTATGCGTATACATGATAAAAGATGTAATTTGATGGATTAGACAATGATATGATGTTGTGTGACTGTCTTTGAGGATATTGAAAAGCAAATTGTTCTAATTGGATGATATACACAAAGACATTTATCGCAGTTCTCTATTTTTCTCGCTTCAGGAAAAGACAAACCTAAAGAAGGTGCACGACGAAGCTCAGGATGCAGCTGAAAAACAAAAGGGGAAAGTGACGGTCACATTTGATTTGGTGGGCCGTAAGGTAGTAACTCGTTCCTGCAGGCTCGGTTCACAGTTTGGAAGCTTTCAATAAGAAAAGAAACATTTTGGTGCCGATATAATTTTGCAAGTATCTTCTGCAGGTAATTTTGAACAAGGATGAAGCCGCAGAGTCGGAATCTGACCAAGGGATCATGAGACCACTAGAACAGAAGCATCAGGTTCAACGCATACAGCCCAGTCCCTCGATCAGAGAGCAACCAGTCTTCGTTGAAACAGGACCTG
It encodes:
- the LOC119301737 gene encoding activating signal cointegrator 1-like, encoding MATSASTSGEWLKGGLQELRGRTGSALELDDGLISGLVSFCELAPPPDAADYLANIVGAEAAQDLIQEYLQRRGYIDPSKGAGSSQSSNLQPYLKPSADAATAQTKKQTRTQKDPASSSSQSSKIQSDAAETHAASKRGPKKKGGKAISLAEAAKGSIVFKQGKPCSCQARLHNLVSNCLSCGKIVCEQEGEGPCSFCGSLVLMEGSTYAGLSDVGVPLSDTEVAAEAYAKRLVDYDRNSAARTKVYDDQSDYFEMEGNSWLSSKEKTNLKKVHDEAQDAAEKQKGKVTVTFDLVGRKVILNKDEAAESESDQGIMRPLEQKHQVQRIQPSPSIREQPVFVETGPVKPRTDRVKQSKKLGKNGLCLEVTGRVQHDDKDPQSFLGGKMKKGDHLAYSSFGQVREGDDYECSLDFD